From the Paraflavitalea soli genome, the window CCTGAGAGGTAATAATCAATAATTAGTATCAGTCATAAACCACCGGCCAAACCAGCCTTTTACAGCTATTTTTAAGCTGTTTATGAGGCAAAAATGACTGCTCACCGGTGAGGGAGCCTCCTCGCCACTAGGTAAAATATTGTATTGTGCGCACTTACAAATATTTATTTCTCCTTTTCCATTCGTTTTTCACCGTATTTATACGCACCTTTGCAGTAGCTGCACTTTATCTTTGAAAATTCTTTCAGCGCCGAACCGCACCAAAACGAGGCCTGCCAGGCAAACGAAACAAGTAAAAACAACGAAATAGATGTACACACAAGTTTGGGCTAAATACCTGCCTATCATCAAAATCCTGCTCAAGAAGTCAATAAATGCAGATCAGGAACTGCCTTTGAACCGCATTGATTTTGAAAAGCTGGGCATCGCCCGCAAGGCTGGGTATAAGTTCACCATCATTTTTGAAGACGGAAAAGCCGCCAACACCATCGGCGGTATTCAACTGGCGCGCGACCTCGCCACCGTATTATTGGAAAACAATGATACCAAATACCTCTTCAAACACAATACCTACGAGGTTACCCTTACCACCAAATTTGTATTGCTGATCACCAATAAGACCAAAAATCCCGTTCCCTTGCCCACAGCGGAACCGGAAGAAAATACTTCTGTAGAAGATTAATACCTTCGGAAATCGGGGTCCGGAAAGCTGAAACTGCCTATTGTCTAGGGTTTTCAGGTTTCCGGACCCCGTTTTATTTCCATACCCCTTACAGTACAACTGGCACAAGACCTGCCCGCCTTTTCACTCAGAAAAGCATTTTATGGTAAGCCGCCGCCTCCCGTACATGCCCCAGCCCCCAATGTGATTTAAAAAGCAAATACCCCATCGCCGCCTCCTCCTTCCGCCCGTCTTTTTGCTGCAAAACCTGTATATCACCAATTGTAGAGATCACCCCCGAAAAGTCTTGCAGCCGGTACAGGATCGACAGCAACAACAACTTGTAATCTTCATTGGCAGGAGCCAGCGCCAGGGCTTTTTCAATGCTCTCTTTGGCTTGAGCGTATTTGTTCAGCGACACATAACTAATGGCCAGCAAGGAATATAGACTATCATGTTGCGCTCCGCCAGCCGCCTGGTAATCCTGCAATACCTTCAGCGAATTGGTATAGTCCTGGATGGAAATGTAAAGCTTTCCCAACTGAAACAGGCTCGTTGTAGCATTGCTGCCCTGGATACCTTTATAAATACTATCCATGCCTGTTACCGCTTCCTGGTAGCCCCTCAGCCATGCCTGGTAAGCCTCAATCCCTGCCGCTGCACCGGCTTCATAGACCATCACCAGTTGCTTATGCTGCCCCTGGGCCGCCAACACCTGCACCAGTTCGTCATAATACGTATTATTCACCTGCACACTAAAAGCAATGGCTTGCCGCAGGGCCGATAGCCCATTAGCCGTATCCCCCAGGTTCAGGTAGCACCGGGCCTGGTTGAAATAATCTACATCCCCCGCCAGGGTGTCGGCTATTTTCTGGTTGAGCAGTCCCAGCGCTTTCGAAAAAGCATCAATCTCCAGGTAACCATATACCAGTGTGTTGCGGGCCCGCTGATCCTTTCCGTCAATGGCCACCGCTTTTTCCAGGTACGGTAAAGCTGCAGCCATATCACCTCCCGCATAAGCTATTGCATACATCTTTTGGAGGTAAATCGTGTTGGTACTATCCTGGCGCCAGGCCTGGGTAAAATGATAGTTGGCAGAATCGATCGCATGGCGCACCTCATGCAGCCCGCCCAGAAAATAATGCACATCAGCTTGCGCCTGGTTCAGCGAAAGTGAAGCATGCTCGTATTCGATAGCTTTTACAGTATCCATCCTTTTCAGCATCACCAGCCCCAGGTCCGAATACACTTTATAAAGATCATTGCCTGCTACCTCCACCGCCTTGTTGTAAGATTTATCCGCATTGACCTTGTCATTACGCAGCTCGTAAACACTGCCCGTGAGCAGGTGATTGCCCGCACCAGGGTATTGCGCTACCAGCTTCTTACTGAAATAAAGGGCTGAATCCAGTTTGCGGCCAGTTACATACGCAGCTGCCTTTTGCTTCAGCTCCACTTCTTCAGGAGAAATGCTTTGCGCCAGCACAACCATAAAAGGACTACCAACCAATACTATTAACAGGCTGCTCCGCAGCAGCGTGAACATATGCTTCATACAATTTATTTTTTAGTAAATACCAGGCTTTTAGCGCCCCAGGAAGGGGCCAGCAATATTTGTTGATTAAGTACCTGCAAAGGGATGGAGGGGATCTTTACAGCAAAGTCTTTTTCAAAAGGCAACACATACCTTCCCTGCAAAGCCAGCCGCAGGTAATTCTTGAAATTGTCATTGCCTGCCAGCCCCAGCACAGATGTCACCGTAATCCCCAATCCAATACTGAACCCACAGCTTACCAATAATTGAGGATGCTTCAGGATCTCCAGCAGCAAAGGCTCCGACAGCTGGATGGGGATCGATATCTTCTGAAAGCCGATCTTCAGCGCACAATTATCGGCATCAATCACCTGCCTTTCAATCGTCGACCTCAACTGGATAGCCTGATTCACCGTTATATTGTTCATGCGAAAGGTCTCATTGATAGGAAAAGAACAGATGATATGACCTAAGATGCCGGATGGACTGAACCGTAACCCCACCTCCGCATCCGCCCGGGCATTCAGCTGCCCGTCTAAACCAAGACTGCTGATGCCGCCCGGTATTACCTGGCTGATAGTACCCCGGATGGTTCCATTGGCCCTGGCAAAACCGCCAAACCTGCCCACATCCCTGATGAGGTTATCATAAATAAAGATGCCCGCTATCTCCGCAAAACAAAGCGTTTTGCGTACCGCCAGCTCACCCGCACACCAGGTAGCCTTGGCAGCATTCGAGGCCTGACAGGCAGCATACTTTACACCATTCAAGGCGTTACAAGCCGCCCACCGCACATGACACGGAGCATCATACCACTTGCAGCTGCCGCAGTTACTCAGCACATTCGAGCAATTATTAAAATTGCACTCAAAGCCAATCGCTCCGCAATCCGGCTTGGGGATTTCTCCCAGGTCAATATTCTTATCTTCAAAAGGAGTATTCACATCCAGGTTATACTGCAGGCCAAACTGCGCATCCCTGAACAGCTCATCGGTAATCCTCGAAAGCACATTATAGGAGAGCGATACCGAGCTACCACTATTCGTGTCCGATAAAGCATCCAGATTATTATTCCAGGAAGTATAAAAGGCTTCATCCAGGCGGTTGAATAAGGCATTGAACTCATCTTTACTGATCTGCTTGTTATCAATCGCTGAAATACAAACCAGCCGGGCATCATTATTAATACTTTGCATGGCCTGTTCTTTGGAAATACCTATCCCCTGCACACCAACATTTGCCGCTCCACGGCCGGTCATAATATAATTGGGCTGTGGTACTTCCCGTAATACAGCCCTGGCCGCTCTGGCGCTATTGGTGGTAACCGTAGTTTCTTCTTTCTTTTCATCCACACCGGCCAATATCGAAAGACTGCCAGGCTTGATCAGTATGACCGGGTGCAGCGTTTTCCGTGAAAGCTTGAAAGTATGGTCATTCGTCACCGTAATATTTTCATCCTGCCCTATCAACGCAGAAAGCGGCGCCTCAGGAAATGGCGGATAATTGATTTTGACCACCATTGTTTTCAGTTGCCCGTTAATATTGTCCATAAAGCTCTTGCACAGACTATTAACGGCATTCTTGGCCACACGCCCAAGGAACAGGAACTTTTTTAATTGTAGCTTCGAAATAAAGATCCTGCTGAAGGAAAGCTCCAGCTTTAAACTGTCATTGTTTACCGAAGGCGATACCAGTCCGCTGAAGTCGATCAATATAGACCGTACGTACTTATTATTGGTAAGCGCAAATTGCACGGAGGCATTAATAATAAGCTCCTGCCTGTCGAGCGTAAAACGGGGAGACTGGACCAGTTCCATTTTCTCGATCTGCGGAATGCCCAGATCGGGCAGCTCAGAAAAACGGGTACGGAAATAATTGTTCAATAACGAATCCAGGAACGCCTCATCCAGCCGCACACCTAAGTCAGCAGTGGGCACTTTCTCCAATTCCGCCATCGCATTTTTGACTGAGGCCGTGGCTTTTTCAACAGAAGAAACCGGCGGATATTTATTATTTACAAATTTCTTAATGGCCGGGCCACAGGCCGTTAACTGCAGCAGCAAGGCCAAAAATAAAAGAAACGGAAGAGGCGTACATCTCATGATTGGTTGATTTGGCTGAAAGAAATGAATAGGTGGCAACCTTAAGTGCCGCTACAAAGATTCTTCAGCCAGCAGCCTTGCGCAAGGTGGTTATAACGCTATATTGATGGGTGATTACACCTCACCCTTCCCACGTTATTCAACTCATGCCACGTTTCTGCCAACCTATACACCTCGTGCAACGAAGCCGGACTGTTTGGTTGTTAATTGCATAAAATATAGCCATGAAACAAGTATATGCATTGGCCCTGGTCACCGCATTGATGACCTCGTGCAATAAAGACGAAACCCCTTTACCACCGGTAGATCAACAGCCGGAAATGATCTATACCGATCTTCAAAACCGGGAACTGAAATTTCAGCAGGCCCAATTGATTGATCTCAACCACGATGAGCTGGTTGATATAGGATTCTCCACCTGGTACATTGGAGATCCTATTGAAAAAAAAGATGAGGTGCTCTTCTTTGCAGGCTCCTATGTGCACAGTAATTTATTGGTCAATGAAGCCAACGGCTCTCCCGCCTTCAATGAAGGCGAGGTTATTCCCATCAGTAATTACCCCGGTCACAACTGGTACCAGGTAGGGCAGGTGGAAATGGCACTAAAGAATATCCCGGCCACCGGCTTGCCTTATTGGGAAGGCAACTGGAAATCGGTGAGTCATAAATACCTCGCTGTGCAAGTAGTGGTAGCCGGTAAAAGATACAATGGCTGGATTGAAGTATCTTTTGATACAGTAGGCGAGAAGCTGATATTGCACAAAGCAGCCATTAGCAAGGAAGCAGAAAAACCAGTTGTCGCAGGGGAATAGAAGAATGTAAGCAACAATACCTGTCGGCTTTCCTTAATTAGGAAGACCGGCAGGTATAGGAACAATGGGTAAAAATTGTATATTTTGCAGCTACCATTGCCTTACCCAAACACATTAATAAATGGCTGCCTCCTTAAAGATTGATTTCAACAACCTGTATGAAATAGACAATATCTCCCAGGACCTGAAGGTGAGCACCTTCAGTACCAAACTCAGCAACGGGCAGGCCCTCCCGTTAATTGTCAAGATCAGCAACCAGGCCCACGCCCTCCTGCCCAATGTTTATAACCTGGCCTTCGGGCCACAGAATGCCAAAGGCAAGATCGACGATAAGGCCGAGCTCACCCATGCCGATTATTCCAAAGTATTCTCTACCATTCTCTTTTCGGCCCTGGCCTATTTAAAGAATAATCCCGACCATTATTTAGGTATCGACGGCTCCGATAATGCCCGTGCCTACTTTTATTACCGCGCCCTCCAAAGGAATTTTGCCTACCTCAACCAACACTTTCGCATGTTTGGCGTTAAATACTTTGTACGGATCACGCGTTTTGGGAAAACCCAATACGACAATCCGTTCGACTTTGAAGATATCATGCCTTACCCTTTCAGAATAGACAAAGGAGCCCTGATCTCCCAGGATCATATGTATAACTATTTCATTTTCAATCTGAAGCAGTAAGGCGTAGGAACCTGTAATAAATCAAAAAAACACCGTAAATTTGGGGAACATGAACAAGTCAATACAACGCAAGGTAGAGGCCCTTACTAAAAAGGCCAAAGGCACCGGCAAAAAGGCCGAAGTAAAGCTGGCCGTAAGTTCATCCCTGCACCAGGTCATCAAGACCAAAGAGCAGGCTGCCCTGTTCATGAAACTATTAAAAGAAGCTTAGTTATCTCTTCCAACTAATTATAGTAGCCCGCTTGTAAAGGCGGGCTTTTTTTATGATCCGTGTCGCTGAAGTATATACCGATGGCAGTTGTCACACACAAGCCCACATAGGCGGCTGGGTAGCCATTGTATTGATAGGAACAAAAAAGCACCTGCTCAGCGGAATAGCTACCGGTACTACCAACAATGCGATGGAACTAACCGCTGTCATCCAGGCCATCGAATACATCAATAACCGGCACACCGGCATCAACAATATCAGGATCGTTTCAGATAGTCAGTATGTAGTAGGCTTAATAGCCCGCCGCGAAAAACTGGTGAGACTTGATTACTGCAGCCGGAAAGGAAAGCCATTGCCCAATGCTGCATTGGTAAAGCAGCTATTGCAGCAGGCTCTGTCTTTTGAGTTGGAATTTGTTAAGATAAAAGCACACCAGAAAGTAAACCAACACACCCAATACAATGTGCAGGCCGACACCTTATCCCGCAAACTGGTACGGGAGGCCGTAAAAGAGACAGGCAAGATTCCATCTAATCTATCCTGACGTGTATTTGCTTCTTTAAGGGCAACCGCTTTGTAGCAAGGATCACCTCAAATGTATTCTTGCCCATCGGGGCAGAAGCTTTGTAGCAAGATTGGCCAATAAATGTATTTGCCCCTTTAAAGGCAACCGCTTTGTAGCAAGGATCACCTCAAATGTATTCTTGCCCCTTTAGAGGCAGCCCTCTCCCTGCAAAATATTAGTGGGGCGTGAGCGATTCGAACGCTCTGTGTCTCACAGTGACAGATTTACAGTCTGCTGTAACTCCTCCATCGTTACCGACGCCCCTTAGTATATACCATCATCTTTCCTGTGTATTGTGTGACTTCAGGGATGCGCGTTTGCACCTCCCCCCAATCCAAAAGATCCAGGTTCAGACATAGGCGGAGAACGAAGGGATCGAACCTTCACCACACCTTTCGGCATGGAACATCTTAGCAGGATGCCGCAACAAACCAATATCTGCCTGCTCTCCATTAATAAATCATACTTACTCCCTCACACACAACAATGCCTCACACATCCACAAAGGCATAGGCGGAAGGTGCAGGACTCGAACCTGCAAACGCGTTACACGTACGGCAGTTTTCAAGACTGCTGCATTACCGATTATGCTAACCTTCCATCGGGAGCAAGACGGGAATCGAATCTCCTCTCCTGTCATTTCGAACGCAGCGAAGCGTAGTGAGAAATCTGCTATCGAAGCAAACGACTCACCACTTACCATTCACCACTTGCCGCTCACTCGTAGCCCCTGTGGGATTCGAACCCACACTGTGCTGTTTCTAAAACAGGCGCCTCCTTCCGTTGGGCTAAGGGGCTGACTGGACATAGCATCTACATTTCGGTTATCCGGTACATTGAGTAGTGTTATGCTACAAGAACTGGATATCCCAAAGGATAAAAACAAAAAACCCTTCAAGTGCTGGACCTGAAGGGCTTTTCATGCATTTATAGAGTGTATCTTATTGGCTAAGTCTTTGATACGCATACATGTAACTGCCCTTCAGCTTGCTACTATAGCAACTGAGTGATAAGGACAGTAGATATGTATTGTTGCGAATCATGATACAAAAGTAATAAAACAAATCAATTAACAAAGCAGTTAACCCAAAAGAATTTAAAAAACAGTTGCTCTATCCTGTTAGCAAGCTTTCCAAAAGCATGGTCATCTGTCAGCTACCCTTTTCAGATAATTCGTCGCCAGGCTACGGGAAACCGGAATGGTTTTTGAATCCGGGCCAGTAATATTGCACCGGTATTATACGAGTTACGCACATCGCGGTTATAAAAATTTGATCCTCCTGCCGGCAAAAAAACGTAATATCGTAGTACCCAATCTAAATTACTAACTCATGACTATTCTGTATATGCTGCTGGCGGCAGTCCTCCTGCTGCTGCTTGTCGTAGTGGCGATCCTCGTGAAGATGGCTGGCAAAAATGAAAATAGTCAGCTGGCTGATATCCGTTTTAAAATGACCACCCTCGCTGGTGAGGTGGGCCGCATAGAAACGGCCGTCAAAACCGAGATCAGCACCAATAGGGTAGAAGCCAGTACCTCCCACCGCGATGCCCGGGAGGAGCTCACCAATAGCTTGCAACGTTTTGGCGAACAATTGAGCAACGCCATGAAAGATAGTGCCGCCCGGCAAAAAGAACAGCTGGAAGCCTTTGCCAGATCCCTCGGTGAATCTAACACCTCACAGAAAGAAAACTTCTTAGCACTACTGAACAAGCAGACCGAACAAAATACAGCCACTTCCCAACGGTTAGACCAATTAAGAGAAACACTCGAGAAGAAACTGGCCGATCTTCAGGCAGGCAATGAAAAGAAGCTTGATGAAATGCGCTCCACCGTAGATGAGAAATTGCAGAAGACATTGGAGAGCCGCCTGGGCGAATCCTTCAAACTCGTAAGCGAAAGACTGGAAGCTGTGCACAAAGGTCTGGGAGATATGCAGCAACTGGCTACCGGTGTCGGCGACCTCAAGCGCGTATTGAGCAATGTAAAATCACGCGGTATCCTCGGAGAGTACCAGCTCGAAAGCATCCTCGATCAGATCCTCACACCCGAACAGTATGCTAAAAATGTAAAGACCAAAGAAGGCTCCAATGCAGTAGTAGAATTTGCTGTTAAGTTACCCGGCAGGGAAAACAAAGAGAAAATTGTATGGCTGCCCATCGACTCCAAATTCCCCAAAGAAGATTTCGAACTCCTGCAGGAAGCTTACGACAAAGCCGCTCCTGAGTTGGTAGAAGAATTCCGCAAGAGCTTTATCAAGGGCATCCGCAAATGCGCCTTCGACATTTCTTCCAAATACATCGACCCGCCTAATACCACCGATTTTGCCATCCTCTTCCTTCCCTTCGAAAGCCTCTACGCCGAAGTGCTCCGCACCCCCGGTTTGTTTGAAACCCTGCAAAGAGAATACAAGATCATCATTACCGGCCCCACTACCTTATCTGCTTTATTGAACTCCTTCCAGATGGGATTCCGTACACTCGCTATTGAAAAGCGGTCCAGTGAAGTATGGCAACTCCTGGGGGCTGTCAAAACAGAGTTTGGCAACTTTGGCGGCATACTCGAAAAGACCCAGAAGAAATTGCAGGAAGCCAGCAACGTAATAGAACAGGCGGGCGTCCGTTCCCGTGCTATCGAAAAGAAACTCCGCAATGTGCAGGAACTTCCCAAGGAGGAGACCACCGGCATGCTCGATGATATTATGGATACATCCTTTGCCGACGAACATGGCGTTATTTAAGAAGGATCATTCTGTACCGGTAGAGTTCGCCTCCGGCATCTTTGCAAGGCATTCCTGCATATAGTGCTGATCCAGCTTCTCTTGCTCAATCCTGCCATTATTAGCCGATAATAGAGAGAAGGCTCTCTTTTCACTGCCTGTTAATACCGATAGATCATGCTCCCGGTATCGGTGCGGTTGAGTGTCCATTTCCAATTGGTGATGCATGACTACTGCTTCATCCATCAGTACACTAATAACATGCGGGTAATACAATCGTACGTCCCGCAGCATGGTAAAACCCTTTTCGTCCAGGTCACCCCAGTAATACAGTTGTGTATTCCGAAACAACGGAATATCCTTTAACAAGTGCAGTGCCCCTCCGGCACTTACCAGCGCCATAGAACCTGCCATCTCTGGCAATAAATACAAATTCGT encodes:
- a CDS encoding tetratricopeptide repeat protein codes for the protein MKHMFTLLRSSLLIVLVGSPFMVVLAQSISPEEVELKQKAAAYVTGRKLDSALYFSKKLVAQYPGAGNHLLTGSVYELRNDKVNADKSYNKAVEVAGNDLYKVYSDLGLVMLKRMDTVKAIEYEHASLSLNQAQADVHYFLGGLHEVRHAIDSANYHFTQAWRQDSTNTIYLQKMYAIAYAGGDMAAALPYLEKAVAIDGKDQRARNTLVYGYLEIDAFSKALGLLNQKIADTLAGDVDYFNQARCYLNLGDTANGLSALRQAIAFSVQVNNTYYDELVQVLAAQGQHKQLVMVYEAGAAAGIEAYQAWLRGYQEAVTGMDSIYKGIQGSNATTSLFQLGKLYISIQDYTNSLKVLQDYQAAGGAQHDSLYSLLAISYVSLNKYAQAKESIEKALALAPANEDYKLLLLSILYRLQDFSGVISTIGDIQVLQQKDGRKEEAAMGYLLFKSHWGLGHVREAAAYHKMLF
- a CDS encoding RNase H family protein; this encodes MIRVAEVYTDGSCHTQAHIGGWVAIVLIGTKKHLLSGIATGTTNNAMELTAVIQAIEYINNRHTGINNIRIVSDSQYVVGLIARREKLVRLDYCSRKGKPLPNAALVKQLLQQALSFELEFVKIKAHQKVNQHTQYNVQADTLSRKLVREAVKETGKIPSNLS
- the rmuC gene encoding DNA recombination protein RmuC, whose amino-acid sequence is MTILYMLLAAVLLLLLVVVAILVKMAGKNENSQLADIRFKMTTLAGEVGRIETAVKTEISTNRVEASTSHRDAREELTNSLQRFGEQLSNAMKDSAARQKEQLEAFARSLGESNTSQKENFLALLNKQTEQNTATSQRLDQLRETLEKKLADLQAGNEKKLDEMRSTVDEKLQKTLESRLGESFKLVSERLEAVHKGLGDMQQLATGVGDLKRVLSNVKSRGILGEYQLESILDQILTPEQYAKNVKTKEGSNAVVEFAVKLPGRENKEKIVWLPIDSKFPKEDFELLQEAYDKAAPELVEEFRKSFIKGIRKCAFDISSKYIDPPNTTDFAILFLPFESLYAEVLRTPGLFETLQREYKIIITGPTTLSALLNSFQMGFRTLAIEKRSSEVWQLLGAVKTEFGNFGGILEKTQKKLQEASNVIEQAGVRSRAIEKKLRNVQELPKEETTGMLDDIMDTSFADEHGVI
- a CDS encoding DUF6934 family protein; the encoded protein is MAASLKIDFNNLYEIDNISQDLKVSTFSTKLSNGQALPLIVKISNQAHALLPNVYNLAFGPQNAKGKIDDKAELTHADYSKVFSTILFSALAYLKNNPDHYLGIDGSDNARAYFYYRALQRNFAYLNQHFRMFGVKYFVRITRFGKTQYDNPFDFEDIMPYPFRIDKGALISQDHMYNYFIFNLKQ